From Cellulomonas chengniuliangii, the proteins below share one genomic window:
- a CDS encoding ABC transporter permease, which yields MTRVAASLRQVLPPLVLLVGLVAAWQGAVVLAQIPPFVLPGPAAIAEELVAFRGPIGSAAVVTGRNAAVGLLAGGVLAMLVALLAAALRLVDALAAPLVTALSVVPVVALAPVLYSMHGAGSEHARVVVAALAAFVPVYVHTLRGLRQVLPVHRDLLRALAATPRQAARVVTIPTAVPFLFTGLRLASSLAVISAVVAEYFGGPRSGIGSFITTAAAGSDYAQAWAYVLGAIAVGLLFFTATSLAERAVTRRRTA from the coding sequence ATGACGCGCGTGGCGGCCTCGTTGCGGCAGGTGCTGCCACCGCTCGTGCTGCTCGTGGGCCTGGTCGCCGCCTGGCAGGGCGCCGTGGTGCTCGCGCAGATCCCGCCGTTCGTGCTCCCAGGGCCGGCCGCCATCGCGGAGGAGCTCGTCGCCTTTCGTGGGCCGATCGGCTCGGCCGCGGTCGTCACCGGTCGCAACGCGGCGGTCGGGCTGCTCGCCGGTGGCGTCCTGGCGATGCTCGTCGCGCTGCTCGCCGCGGCGCTGCGGCTCGTCGACGCGCTCGCGGCGCCGCTCGTCACCGCCCTGTCAGTGGTGCCCGTCGTGGCGCTCGCGCCGGTGCTGTACTCCATGCACGGCGCGGGGTCGGAGCACGCCCGGGTGGTCGTCGCGGCGCTCGCGGCGTTCGTGCCGGTGTACGTCCACACCCTCCGCGGGCTGCGCCAGGTGCTGCCCGTGCACCGGGACCTGCTGCGCGCGCTGGCCGCCACGCCCCGGCAGGCCGCTCGTGTGGTGACGATCCCCACCGCTGTGCCGTTCCTCTTCACCGGGCTACGACTCGCGTCCTCGCTCGCCGTCATCTCGGCCGTGGTCGCGGAGTACTTCGGCGGCCCGCGCTCGGGGATCGGCTCATTCATCACCACCGCCGCCGCGGGCTCGGACTACGCCCAGGCCTGGGCCTACGTGCTCGGCGCGATCGCGGTCGGGCTGCTCTTCTTCACGGCGACCTCCCTCGCGGAGCGCGCCGTCACCCGCCGGCGCACCGCATGA
- a CDS encoding ABC transporter ATP-binding protein, protein MTAAVQVDGVSRVFGSGAGRVVALDDVSLTVAAGQFVSLIGPSGCGKSTLLRLIADLDAPTAGSVQVFGRPAREARLAHEYGIAFQQAGLLPWRTVRANVELPLALAGMGRAGRRERAEHLLALVGLADFAEHFPDQLSGGMQQRVAIARALAEEPSLLLMDEPFGALDEMTRERLQTQLLRICAETRAAVVFVTHSIPEAVFLSDRVVVMSPRPGRIREVAPVTLDRSGSLEDLDALRTDATFFDEIATVRAALLEGVSLAQAEGAG, encoded by the coding sequence ATGACCGCCGCCGTGCAGGTGGACGGCGTCTCGCGGGTGTTCGGCAGCGGCGCCGGGCGGGTCGTCGCGCTCGACGACGTCTCGCTGACCGTCGCGGCAGGGCAGTTCGTGTCCCTCATCGGACCCTCGGGCTGCGGCAAGTCCACGCTGCTGCGCCTCATCGCCGACCTCGACGCCCCCACCGCGGGGAGTGTGCAGGTGTTCGGCCGCCCCGCCCGGGAGGCGCGGCTCGCCCACGAGTACGGGATCGCCTTCCAGCAGGCCGGGCTGCTGCCGTGGCGCACCGTCCGCGCGAACGTCGAGCTGCCGCTCGCGTTGGCCGGGATGGGCCGGGCGGGCCGCCGCGAGCGGGCAGAGCACCTTCTCGCGCTGGTCGGCCTCGCCGACTTCGCCGAGCACTTCCCGGACCAGCTCTCGGGCGGCATGCAGCAGCGGGTGGCGATCGCGCGGGCCCTCGCCGAGGAGCCCAGCCTGCTGCTCATGGACGAGCCCTTCGGCGCGCTGGACGAGATGACCCGGGAGCGCCTGCAGACCCAGCTGCTGCGGATCTGCGCCGAGACCCGCGCCGCCGTGGTGTTCGTCACGCACTCGATCCCCGAGGCGGTGTTCCTCTCGGACCGGGTGGTGGTGATGTCCCCGCGCCCTGGGCGCATCCGGGAGGTGGCGCCCGTCACGCTCGACCGCAGCGGCTCCCTCGAGGACCTGGACGCGCTGCGCACGGACGCCACGTTCTTCGACGAGATCGCCACGGTGCGCGCGGCGCTGCTCGAGGGCGTCAGCCTCGCGCAGGCGGAGGGCGCCGGATGA
- a CDS encoding ABC transporter permease, which translates to MSTRPETAASSAPIAPAGATSADVTPRVAATGVRTGPEGVRRAWRMPAWTARAVRSGPLLGLASVAAVAAAWELYKVLGPADGWLLGATRMLPRTTDLAMPHTWDMAARLLEPVSGGAGAPPLWSAVLRAGAMSLGVASVGWLLGLVVGMALALAMQRVRLVEAAVLPLVVLSQTVPLIALAPLVRSWGSRLEVGPVQWAPWMSVAVIASYLAFCPVAVGMLRGLQSPTPIHAELMRAYGAGWWSTLVRLRLPASVPYLLPALRLAAAGAVIGAVVAEVATGLPGGLGRMIVEFAAFSASDPAKPWAPIFGAVALGLLAAGLVAALGSSLRRFRRLEAAR; encoded by the coding sequence ATGAGCACGCGGCCGGAGACTGCGGCGTCCTCGGCCCCGATCGCGCCGGCCGGCGCGACCTCGGCGGATGTCACGCCGCGGGTGGCGGCGACCGGCGTGAGGACCGGGCCCGAGGGTGTGCGGAGGGCGTGGCGCATGCCGGCCTGGACGGCGCGCGCGGTGCGCTCGGGTCCGCTGCTCGGCCTGGCGTCGGTGGCCGCCGTGGCGGCGGCCTGGGAGCTGTACAAGGTGCTCGGCCCGGCCGACGGGTGGTTGCTGGGCGCGACCCGGATGCTGCCCCGCACCACCGACCTCGCGATGCCGCACACGTGGGACATGGCGGCCAGGCTGCTCGAGCCGGTCTCGGGCGGCGCCGGCGCGCCGCCGCTGTGGTCCGCGGTGCTGCGGGCCGGCGCGATGAGCCTCGGCGTCGCGTCGGTGGGCTGGCTGCTCGGCCTGGTGGTGGGCATGGCGCTCGCGCTGGCCATGCAGCGCGTGCGACTGGTCGAGGCGGCGGTGCTCCCGCTCGTCGTCCTGTCCCAGACGGTGCCGCTCATCGCCCTCGCGCCGCTGGTGCGCTCCTGGGGGTCCCGGCTCGAGGTGGGCCCGGTGCAGTGGGCGCCGTGGATGTCGGTGGCGGTCATCGCGTCGTACCTGGCGTTCTGCCCAGTGGCAGTCGGGATGCTGCGCGGACTGCAGTCGCCCACCCCGATCCACGCGGAGCTGATGCGGGCGTACGGCGCGGGGTGGTGGTCCACCCTGGTGAGGCTGCGACTGCCGGCCTCGGTGCCGTACCTGCTGCCCGCGCTGCGCCTGGCCGCGGCGGGCGCCGTGATCGGGGCCGTCGTGGCCGAGGTCGCCACCGGCCTCCCCGGCGGTCTGGGCCGCATGATCGTGGAGTTCGCGGCGTTCTCCGCGAGCGACCCCGCCAAGCCATGGGCGCCCATCTTCGGGGCGGTGGCGCTCGGCCTGCTCGCCGCCGGCCTCGTCGCGGCGCTCGGGTCCTCGCTGCGCAGGTTCCGCCGGCTGGAGGCCGCCCGATGA
- a CDS encoding TIGR03842 family LLM class F420-dependent oxidoreductase, translating into MDFGVVLQTNPPAARAVDLARQAESHGFDHVWTFDSHLLWEEPFVIYSAILAATRRVTVGPMVTNPATRDWTVLASLFATLNEMYGNRTVCGIGRGDSAVRTLNGRPSNLATLRESIHVIRELANDRAVEVNGRTLRFPWSKGSSLEMWVAAYGPQALRLAGEVGDGFILQLADPDIAAWMIGSVRDAAAAVGRDPDSLSFCVAAPAYVGDGDSPGARAHMREQCRWFGGMVGNHVADIVARYGAGSSVPAALTDYIRGREGYDYNEHGRAGNSHAAFVPDEIIERFCLLGSPREHVARLEELRELGVTQFAAYLQHDNKEETMRVYGERVIPALARTVVASA; encoded by the coding sequence ATGGACTTCGGTGTCGTCCTGCAGACCAACCCGCCCGCGGCGCGCGCGGTCGACCTGGCACGCCAGGCGGAGAGCCACGGCTTCGACCACGTGTGGACGTTCGACTCGCATCTGCTCTGGGAGGAGCCGTTCGTCATCTACTCGGCGATCCTCGCCGCGACCCGTCGGGTGACGGTCGGCCCGATGGTGACGAACCCCGCGACCCGGGACTGGACCGTGCTCGCGTCGCTGTTCGCGACCCTCAACGAGATGTACGGCAACCGGACGGTGTGCGGGATCGGCCGGGGAGACTCGGCCGTCCGCACCCTCAACGGCCGCCCTTCGAACCTCGCCACGCTCCGCGAGTCGATCCACGTGATCCGCGAGCTGGCGAACGACCGCGCCGTCGAGGTCAACGGGCGCACGCTGCGCTTCCCGTGGTCCAAGGGCTCGTCGCTCGAGATGTGGGTCGCCGCCTACGGCCCGCAGGCGCTGCGCCTGGCCGGCGAGGTGGGCGACGGGTTCATCCTGCAGCTCGCCGACCCGGACATCGCGGCCTGGATGATCGGCTCGGTGCGCGACGCCGCCGCGGCCGTCGGACGAGACCCGGACTCGCTGTCGTTCTGCGTCGCCGCCCCGGCGTACGTGGGCGACGGCGACTCTCCGGGTGCGCGGGCGCACATGCGCGAGCAGTGCCGCTGGTTCGGCGGCATGGTCGGCAACCACGTGGCCGACATCGTCGCCCGGTACGGCGCGGGCTCGTCAGTTCCGGCGGCGCTCACCGACTACATCCGCGGGCGTGAGGGCTACGACTACAACGAGCACGGGCGGGCCGGGAATTCGCACGCCGCGTTCGTGCCCGACGAGATCATCGAGCGCTTCTGCCTGCTGGGCAGCCCACGCGAGCACGTCGCGCGGCTCGAAGAGCTGCGGGAGCTGGGCGTCACCCAGTTCGCCGCGTACCTCCAGCACGACAACAAGGAGGAGACGATGCGGGTGTACGGCGAGCGGGTCATCCCGGCGCTCGCGCGGACCGTGGTGGCGAGCGCATGA
- the hydA gene encoding dihydropyrimidinase → MTTLITGGTLVSATGRGAADVLVDGERVAAVLAPGSTVLGVDLPARVDRVIDATGKYVIPGGVDAHTHMELPFGGTAASDTFETGTRAAAWGGTTTIIDFAVQRAGERVQDGLAAWHAKAAGNCAIDYAFHQIIGGVDDDSLKAMEGLVDEGITSYKLFMAYPGVFYSDDAQIVRAMQKAADLGLLTMMHAENGPAIDVLAAQLVEAGKTAPYYHGVARAWQLEEEATHRAIMLADLTRAPLYVVHVSAKQAVAQLAAARDAGQNVFGETCPQYLYLSLEEQLGAPGFEGAKWVCSTPLRSRAEGHQDHMWRALRTNDLQMVSTDHCPFCMTGQKDLGLGDFRAIPNGIGSVEHRMDLLYQGVVTGQITLERWVELTSTTPARMFGLYGAKGVIAPGADADIVVYDPAGRTTISAATHHMSMDHSAWEGFEVDGAIDLVMSRGRVVVEGGAYHGRPGHGRYLKRGLSQYLV, encoded by the coding sequence ATGACGACCCTCATCACCGGCGGCACGCTGGTCAGCGCGACGGGCCGCGGCGCCGCGGACGTGCTGGTCGACGGCGAGCGCGTCGCCGCCGTCCTGGCGCCCGGCTCGACCGTGCTCGGCGTCGACCTGCCGGCGCGCGTCGACCGGGTGATCGACGCGACCGGCAAGTACGTCATCCCCGGCGGCGTGGACGCGCACACCCACATGGAGCTGCCGTTCGGCGGGACCGCAGCCTCGGACACGTTCGAGACGGGCACCCGGGCGGCGGCGTGGGGCGGCACCACGACGATCATCGACTTCGCCGTGCAACGTGCCGGTGAGCGGGTGCAGGACGGCCTGGCGGCCTGGCACGCGAAGGCCGCCGGGAACTGCGCCATCGACTACGCGTTCCACCAGATCATCGGCGGCGTCGACGACGACTCGCTCAAGGCCATGGAAGGGCTCGTCGACGAGGGCATCACCAGCTACAAGCTGTTCATGGCCTACCCGGGAGTCTTCTACTCCGACGACGCGCAGATCGTGCGGGCCATGCAGAAGGCCGCCGACCTCGGGCTCCTGACCATGATGCACGCGGAGAACGGCCCGGCGATCGACGTGCTGGCCGCGCAGCTCGTCGAGGCTGGCAAGACCGCGCCGTACTACCACGGCGTGGCGCGCGCGTGGCAGCTCGAGGAGGAGGCCACGCACCGGGCGATCATGCTCGCCGACCTCACCCGGGCCCCGCTCTACGTGGTGCACGTGAGCGCGAAGCAGGCGGTGGCCCAGCTCGCCGCGGCGCGGGACGCCGGGCAGAACGTGTTCGGGGAGACATGCCCGCAGTACCTGTACCTCTCGTTGGAGGAGCAGCTCGGCGCGCCGGGGTTCGAGGGCGCCAAGTGGGTCTGCTCGACGCCTTTGCGCTCGCGGGCCGAGGGGCACCAGGACCACATGTGGCGCGCCTTGCGGACCAACGACCTGCAGATGGTCTCCACCGACCACTGCCCGTTCTGCATGACCGGGCAGAAGGACCTCGGGCTCGGCGACTTCCGGGCGATCCCCAACGGCATCGGGTCGGTGGAGCACCGGATGGACCTGCTGTACCAGGGGGTGGTCACCGGCCAGATCACGCTCGAGCGGTGGGTCGAGCTCACTTCCACCACACCGGCGCGGATGTTCGGCCTCTACGGGGCCAAGGGCGTCATCGCGCCCGGCGCCGACGCCGACATCGTGGTCTACGACCCCGCGGGGCGCACCACGATCTCCGCCGCCACGCACCACATGAGCATGGACCACTCCGCGTGGGAGGGATTCGAGGTGGACGGCGCCATCGACCTGGTCATGTCGCGCGGCCGGGTGGTCGTCGAGGGCGGCGCGTACCACGGGCGCCCCGGCCATGGCAGGTACCTCAAGCGTGGCCTGTCGCAGTACCTCGTCTGA
- a CDS encoding nitrilase-related carbon-nitrogen hydrolase, translating into MAVVRVAFTQASWTGDKESMIALHEAWTREAASQGAQVIAFQELFTGPYFGITQDSAYYDYAESVPGPTTERFAALAAELGIVMVLPVYEEEQPGVLYNTAAVIDADGSYLGKYRKHHIPHLPKFWEKFYFRPGNLGYPVFETAVGTIGVNICYDRHFPEGWRALALAGAEIVFNPNATAPGISNKLWEIEQPAAAVANGIFVVANNRVGLEDNEYGAEAVAFYGSSYAVGPDGSLVGESGSATEDELIVRDLDLGQIREVRERWQFFRDRRPDAYGSLVAP; encoded by the coding sequence ATGGCAGTCGTGCGAGTCGCCTTCACCCAGGCTTCCTGGACCGGTGACAAGGAGTCGATGATCGCGCTCCACGAGGCCTGGACGCGCGAGGCCGCGTCCCAGGGCGCCCAGGTCATCGCCTTCCAGGAGTTGTTCACCGGGCCGTACTTCGGCATCACGCAGGACTCCGCGTACTACGACTACGCGGAGTCGGTGCCCGGGCCGACCACGGAGCGGTTCGCCGCCCTGGCAGCCGAGCTGGGGATCGTCATGGTGCTGCCGGTCTACGAGGAGGAGCAGCCCGGCGTGCTCTACAACACGGCCGCCGTGATCGACGCCGACGGGTCCTACCTCGGCAAGTACCGCAAGCACCACATCCCGCACCTGCCCAAGTTCTGGGAGAAGTTCTACTTCCGGCCCGGCAACCTGGGGTACCCGGTCTTCGAGACGGCGGTCGGCACGATCGGCGTCAACATCTGCTACGACCGGCACTTCCCCGAGGGGTGGCGCGCCCTCGCGCTGGCCGGCGCGGAGATCGTCTTCAACCCGAACGCCACCGCGCCCGGGATCTCCAACAAGCTCTGGGAGATCGAGCAGCCCGCCGCAGCGGTCGCCAACGGGATCTTCGTCGTGGCGAACAACCGGGTGGGCCTGGAGGACAACGAGTACGGGGCTGAGGCAGTCGCCTTCTACGGCAGCTCGTACGCGGTGGGCCCCGACGGGAGCCTCGTGGGGGAGTCCGGCTCCGCCACCGAGGACGAGCTGATCGTGCGAGACCTCGACCTGGGCCAGATCCGCGAGGTGCGCGAACGGTGGCAGTTCTTCCGGGACCGGCGGCCCGACGCCTACGGCTCCCTCGTGGCGCCGTGA
- a CDS encoding aminotransferase class I/II-fold pyridoxal phosphate-dependent enzyme: MPTPAAPWAARAVGRTMARMELGALVAAVDDRSPRGIAATVSRLARNGELRPGDRLPTVRATAAALGVSPATVGSAWRALAAVGMVGARGRAGTFLLPGPTGWLPPRYRDMARGAAAALDLSTGTPDPALLPTLGPALARVGARTPAAVTGTYLSAPLVPELEAALRASWPFPPDRLTVVDGAVDAIERTLGQVARFGDRVAVEDPGFPPLFDLLDQLGLERVPVPLDRQGMRPDGLAAALEAGASTVVLQPRAHNPTGVSLTPTRARDLAAVIRRHDRRAAAAAEAAGTGRRPREVHVIEDDHSGEIASSRDVTLGAHLPRQVVHVRSYSKSHGPDLRIAAVGGPGPVLDAVVARRMLGPGWTSRLLQHVLADLLVDGAAVDAVAHARRVYYARQRTLCEALARHGLAVPPGDGINLWLPVADEATAMIRLEAAGVRVARGTPFVASAAEPGPGHVRVTVASLADGVEEVARRLALAAAA; this comes from the coding sequence GTGCCGACCCCCGCGGCGCCGTGGGCGGCGCGGGCCGTCGGCCGCACGATGGCCCGCATGGAGCTCGGAGCACTGGTCGCTGCGGTCGACGACCGCAGCCCTCGCGGCATCGCGGCGACCGTCTCCCGCCTGGCCCGGAACGGCGAGCTCCGACCGGGCGACCGGCTCCCCACCGTGCGCGCCACGGCGGCGGCGCTCGGCGTGAGCCCGGCGACCGTGGGCTCGGCCTGGCGGGCCCTGGCCGCCGTCGGCATGGTGGGCGCCCGGGGCCGGGCAGGGACCTTCCTGCTGCCCGGCCCCACAGGGTGGCTCCCACCGCGCTACCGGGACATGGCCCGAGGCGCGGCCGCCGCGCTCGACCTCTCCACCGGCACGCCCGACCCCGCCCTGCTGCCCACCCTGGGCCCGGCGCTCGCGCGCGTCGGCGCGCGCACTCCCGCGGCGGTGACCGGCACCTACCTGTCCGCGCCGCTGGTCCCCGAGCTCGAGGCGGCCCTGCGCGCCTCGTGGCCGTTCCCTCCCGACCGGCTCACCGTGGTGGACGGGGCGGTCGACGCGATCGAGCGGACGCTCGGGCAGGTCGCGCGGTTCGGCGACCGGGTCGCGGTGGAGGACCCGGGGTTCCCGCCCCTGTTCGACCTGCTCGACCAGCTTGGCCTCGAGCGCGTCCCCGTCCCCCTCGACCGTCAGGGGATGCGCCCGGACGGGCTGGCCGCCGCGCTGGAGGCCGGCGCCAGCACCGTCGTCCTGCAGCCGCGCGCCCACAACCCGACGGGGGTCAGCCTGACCCCCACCCGGGCGCGCGATCTCGCCGCCGTGATCCGCCGGCACGACCGTCGCGCCGCCGCTGCCGCCGAGGCCGCCGGGACCGGTCGGCGCCCGCGCGAGGTCCACGTCATCGAGGACGACCACTCGGGCGAGATCGCGTCCTCGCGTGACGTCACCCTCGGCGCGCACCTGCCGCGCCAGGTGGTGCATGTGCGCTCGTACTCCAAATCGCACGGCCCCGACCTGCGGATCGCCGCCGTGGGCGGCCCGGGGCCCGTGCTCGACGCGGTCGTCGCCCGGCGCATGCTGGGCCCCGGCTGGACCAGCCGGCTGCTCCAGCACGTCCTCGCCGACCTGCTGGTGGACGGGGCGGCCGTCGACGCCGTCGCCCACGCCCGCCGCGTCTACTACGCGCGCCAGCGCACGCTGTGCGAGGCCCTGGCCCGGCACGGGCTGGCGGTGCCCCCCGGCGACGGCATCAACCTGTGGCTGCCGGTGGCCGACGAGGCGACGGCGATGATCCGGCTCGAGGCGGCGGGCGTCCGGGTCGCCCGCGGAACGCCCTTCGTGGCCTCCGCAGCCGAGCCGGGACCCGGACATGTGCGGGTCACCGTCGCCTCACTCGCCGATGGCGTCGAGGAGGTCGCGCGGAGGCTGGCGCTGGCGGCGGCCGCCTGA